Below is a window of Stygiolobus azoricus DNA.
TTCGATTTCACTGTATTGTCATGGATTCTTTCACCTTTAGTCGCCATAGCTACATCACTTTCTATGTATTTCTTTCTAAGGAAATTCTTAAAGAGCAAAAGAAATTTTATCAGAGAAATTAGGTATTATAAATACGGTCTAATAATTTCATCTATTTTTACTTCTTTCGTAACGGGGGCTAATGCAATAGGAATAATTATATCTGCTGGACTACTCAGCGAGCCATTCTATATTACGGCACCAATTTACGCTACTGCAGCAAGCTTAGGAATTTATTTAAGTTCGAGAAAGGCTGTAATAACGGTAGGCTTTAGAATAACAAGGCTCGGGTATACTGCAGCTTCTTCAGCACTTATAGGAAGTGACATAATATCTGAGGTATTTACCATTTTTGGTGTCCCCATATCAATAACGCAGACAATTATGGGTGGAATAATAGGATTGAGTTTGAGAAGCTTTGGATATGACGTTCAAAAGCAGTTGAAACAAATTGCGAAAGGATGGGTCGTTTCCCCCATGTTGGCAATGATTGTGAGCCTTGCGACTTATGGGATTTTAAGGAGCATATTAGGACTTTAACGTAGCATAGAGGACTTCAATACTTAATGTAGCGTCTTCCATGAAGTCAAGAATGTCATCCAAGAAGAATATTACATCCCTCATCTGAAGGATAGTGATAAGGTCTATGTCTTTCTCCATTGAATATAGTCTTGAAATGAGCATATCCTTTAGCTCATCACCACTCCTCTCTAACATTTGTATCTCTTTCCCTACTTTTAGCGCTTCAT
It encodes the following:
- a CDS encoding inorganic phosphate transporter, with the protein product MVVSSSNLLEYFIFLIGLISSFLVGGNNSAIALGILVSTNVLRRRLSYLINAISLFSGASIGSITMESSIYGLVSSQNFLLLEIALSAILFSSTVTFYYLNKIGIPASLSQMIYPSLASVVLIARGTIGFDWGKFDFTVLSWILSPLVAIATSLSMYFFLRKFLKSKRNFIREIRYYKYGLIISSIFTSFVTGANAIGIIISAGLLSEPFYITAPIYATAASLGIYLSSRKAVITVGFRITRLGYTAASSALIGSDIISEVFTIFGVPISITQTIMGGIIGLSLRSFGYDVQKQLKQIAKGWVVSPMLAMIVSLATYGILRSILGL